Genomic DNA from uncultured Acetobacterium sp.:
GGTAGCCAAATAGTTCAGCCAATTTTTTTCTGGTTTTAAAAACACAATCGGCTACTTCGTACCCCATTGATAGTTCCCTCTGCCAACATTACAACCACGAAATTCCTGATAGTCTGGCCATTGCACATCCAATTCCAGGTGCCTTCGGAAATGATGTGCTGGCATTATCAAAGTATACTTCTTTTTTTTCTTTGTTCATATCAATTTCTTTCTCTTCCAGCCGATTAAAGACGCCCCAATGGCGCCAGCATACTGCCCTAATGGATCGGTTTTAAGCGGTTTTTCAAGATAGCTTCCCAAAACAGTTGCCATTGTTTGCGAATTTGCAACCCCACCACTAAAAAATATTGTGTCTCCAAGGGGTAAGCGCTGTGCAAAATGAGCTGTCCGTTTTGCAACTGAGTGGATCACACCTAATGCAATGTCAGCTGACGGCATATCTTTCGCCAACAGACTGATGACTTCACTTTCAGCAAATACAGTACACATATTTGAAATATTCGCAGGATGATGCGACTTCACCTTCTCATCAATCTGGTTTAAATCAATTTCTAAAATACGCATCATGTTTTCAATAAAGCGTCCTGTGCCCGCTGCACATTTATCATTCATCAGAAAGTCAGATGCTCGTCGCGCCTGATTTAATTGAATTACCTTGCTATCCTGCCCCCCAATATCGATGATTGCCTGGATATTAGGGTTAAGGAAGACGCAACCTTACGCATGGCAGGTAATCTCGGACACCTGATGATCGGCTTCAGGCCCTCTTCGCTTTGCGAATTGGGAAGTTCCATCACATGCACCGGCTTAAACGCTCTGAGATACTCATACATTTTTTTCTTGCCATCAGATGATCTGCTCATTAAACCACTTATTTATCTAAGTACAAATAAAATTCCTGTTTTTTTTCAACTTCGCCAATCATTTTTACGTAAACACCCAGGCTTTTACTTAATTCTGCTAATAAGTCATGACCTTGTTCCTTACTAATTGAGATGAGTAACCCTCCCGATGTTTGCGGGTCAAAAACAATATCTTCACCCAACGCTGATAGTTCTGAATAATAATGTTCCAGGCAATGTTTACGATTATGATACGTACCTGATGGAACAATGCCCATATCGGCAAATTGTTCGGCCTCTGGCATAATGGGGAGCTTTGAATAATTCAAATGGATGGTCACATCACTGGCTTTAGCCATTTCCATGGCGTGCCCGCCCAGACCAAACCCGGTAATATCCGTACAGCCATGCACCTCATAATTTCCCATGATTTCGCAGGCCGTTTTATTCAGGGTTCGCATGGTATCAATCGCCAGTTGGCTGGAAGCCTTAGATGCAATCCCGGCCCGAACCGCTGAGTTGATGATCCCCAAACCAATCGGTTTGGTTAGGATCAAAACATCTCCCGGTTTTACATGGCAATTCCCGCGGAGCTTTCCTGGTTCAACCAAGCCAGAAACGGAAAGACCGTATTTAGGCTCCATATCATCAATGGTGTGACCGCCGACTAAAAGCGTTCCTGCTTCAGAAATCTTATCCATCCCACCGCTTAGAATTTCGCGAAGAATATTGGGATCTTCACAAATGGGAAAGCATACGATATTTAATGCCGTTAGGGGTTTCCCGCCCATTGCATAAATATCACTTAATGAGTTAGCCGCCGCTATTTGACCAAAGATATAAGGGTCATCGACTACCGGCGTAAAAAAATCCAACGTTTGAAGCAGAATTTGGTTTTCGTTAATTTGATAAGCAGCTGCATCATCCGAGTTTTCTAATCCAATAATCAGTTTTTCATCCTTTTTCGGTAATAATCCTTCTAATACATCTGAAAGGACTCCCGGACCAAGCTTTGCAGCACAACCGCCATTACGAACCATTTGCGTTAATGTCCGTCCTTCGTTTCTACTCAAAATTTACCTCCTGTAATTTATATAACATTTATTTTAATACTGATGAATCTAAAGAACTATTTTAACTGCAATGTTTTTTTGCATTTTTTCTTATAAAGAGGGTTTTAGAAATGCTAACGACCAAACGTTTTATAAGACGGGATTGTCAATAATTTGGGAAACTTGAACCCGTCCATCATTTTCTATAACCTCATAAATCTGAAACATTTTAGCGTCCAATCCGCCTGCCTTCAATCCCGCTATCACATTATCCTTTTCTTCAGGTAAAAAGCGAATCGATATCCCACATCCGGTAGAAATCTCACGAAGCGTGGGCATAATGGAAATTTTGGCATTTCTTTCTAAATATGACTGGGTTGTAATCGCAGAATGGGTGTTTGCAAACGTAATGACGTAACATCTCATAAAGTAACAATCTTTACAGCACTATTCATTCTTTCTGTAATATCGTACATATTGCTAACCGTTCCTATTTGCAGCTTTTTACTGAGTTGATTAGAGAATATCATACTGATATTCTCTGGTCTATAACATAAGATACACTACCAGTTATAAAAAAATCAAAGAAATGCCAGGTGTAGAAGGGCTTAAAACTGAAAGCACTTGAAAATTTCTGTCATGGTTTAGCTATTTTAGATGTTTATTAAATTATAAAAAATACCTGCAATAAGTATATTCCAACTCATTGCAGGTGCTTTTCTAATTCTTTTACAGTTTGTCAGATCTAATTTTCTATGCAAACTTTTTTTCGGTACCCACAGATACAGCTCACTTCATTTTCGAATTATTCGACGGTGACACTTTTGGCTAAATTTTTGGGTTTGTCAACATCACAGCCTCTGGCCACGGCTAAATAGTATGCCAATAGTTGCAGATAAACCACAGCCGGAATGGGCGTGATATCATCGTCCATATTGGGGATCACCCAAACCTCATCCACTTCCGAGGCAATATCTTCATGGCCTTCCTGAACAATGGCTAACACGTGAGCCCCTCTGGCCTTTACTTCTTTAATATTACTGAGCATTTTTTCGAAAACATTTTCCTGGGTGCACACTGCCACCACAATAGTGCCTTCATCAATCAATGCAATGGGCCCATGCTTAAGTTCCCCAGCCGCATAGGATTCTGAATGGATATAGGATATTTCCTTAAGCTTGAGGGAGCCCTCCATACAGGTATATAAATCCAGACCTCTGCCAATATAAAAGAGATCATATATTTTGTGATTTTTATCGGCAAAAGCCTTGATAACGTCCTGGTTTTCCAGGGCTTTTTCGATCAGTCCCGGGGTCATCATCAGACTATGACAAATCCGGGCGGTATCAGATTTTCCCAGTTTTCCATTTAAAATTCCCAAATAGGAAGCTAACAGCATCATGCAACCCACCTGGGTGACATAGGCCTTGGTGGATGCTACCGCAATTTCTGGCCCGGCATTAGTATAAATCACATCGTCAGCTTCTCTGGCGATTGAACTACCGACCACATTGGTAACAGCTAAAACCCAGGCTCCCCGATCTTTGGCCAACCGAATTGCCGCCAGCGTATCGGCGGTTTCGCCGGATTGACTGATGACGATTAGGAGGGTATTTTCATCCACGATGGGGTTTTTATAGCGATATTCTGAGGCCGCTTCTGTTTCCACACTGATTCGGGCAAATTTTTCAAAATAATATTTTCCCACCATCCCGGCATGATAGGCGGTTCCGCAGGCAACAATCTGAATCCGGTTGATCCGCGCCATCATTTCAGCATCGAGTTTCAGTCCCATAAAGGATACGCCACTCTCACAACATCTTCCCATTAATGCTTCCATCATCGCTTTAGGCTGTTCCACCATTTCTTTCATCATAAAATGGTCGTAACCTTCTTTTTCCGCCGCTCCCGGATCCCAATCGACCACAAATATTTCTTTTTCAATGGTTTCACCGGCAATGTTCAGTACCTGAATGTTCTCATTTGTTAATACGGCAACTTCACCATTATCCAGCAAATAGACTTCCCGGGTATAGTTCAAGATCGCCGGAATATCCGAAGCGATAAAATTCTCGCCATTTCCCAGTCCGACAATCAAAGGACTGTCTTTTCGTACCGCGATAATTTTATCCGGTTCATTGGCACAGAGAATCCCCAGCGCATAAGAGCCTTTCATCTTTCCCATCGCAATTTGAACCGTTTCAACAATATCACCGGTATACAGCTCTTTAAGCAAGTGGGCAATGACTTCCGTATCCGTTTCTGAAGCAAATACATGACCCTGTGCTTTTAATTCTTCTTTAAGAGACATATAGTTTTCGATGATACCGTTATGAACCACCGCAATCTCTTTATTAACACTAGTATGAGGATGAGCATTTTCATCTGACGGCACCCCGTGGGTTGCCCAGCGGGTATGTCCGATGCCAACTTGACCTGTGAGCGGCGTTTTTTCCAAGACATTTTCCAGATTTACCAGCCGCCCCTTTTTCTTCTCAACCCGCATTACATCATTTTCAATGGTTGCAATTCCCGCCGAGTCATAGCCCCGGTATTCCAACCGGGAAAGGCCATTAATCAATACTTCCTGAGCCTGTTTATCTCCGATATAACCTACAATTCCACACATTTTTTCACCTGTTTTCTTTCATTATGCCATCTTTGTCCTGAAAATCGCTTTTCAGTTTTTCATGACAATTCTTCAGGGCATCCGCCGAATTTTCGATACTCCCTGACCTCGTCAACTCAATCTCTGTGTGGACCATCACTTGAGTTCTGGCGCTTCTTTTGCTGTCTTTGGTTTTGGTCCTCATTTCTTTATACCCAAATACATACTGGCTTATTCTAACATAAAAGCCTTTTTAACACAAAGAAATGAGCGCCGAAGCCCTCATTTCTTAAAACAGATTTAATTTTTTAAGTTTAATTACAACAATTACCCAGTCTATCCGTTTTACTTAACACCCCAAACGCCGCTCAATTAACAACGCCAGTTCATTGGCGATGGCCGTTAATTCCACCTGATCTTTGCCTTCAATCATTACCCGCACCAACGGTTCCGTCCCGGAAGGCCGAATCAGCACCCGTCCCTGACCATGAAAATGG
This window encodes:
- the glmS gene encoding glutamine--fructose-6-phosphate transaminase (isomerizing) → MCGIVGYIGDKQAQEVLINGLSRLEYRGYDSAGIATIENDVMRVEKKKGRLVNLENVLEKTPLTGQVGIGHTRWATHGVPSDENAHPHTSVNKEIAVVHNGIIENYMSLKEELKAQGHVFASETDTEVIAHLLKELYTGDIVETVQIAMGKMKGSYALGILCANEPDKIIAVRKDSPLIVGLGNGENFIASDIPAILNYTREVYLLDNGEVAVLTNENIQVLNIAGETIEKEIFVVDWDPGAAEKEGYDHFMMKEMVEQPKAMMEALMGRCCESGVSFMGLKLDAEMMARINRIQIVACGTAYHAGMVGKYYFEKFARISVETEAASEYRYKNPIVDENTLLIVISQSGETADTLAAIRLAKDRGAWVLAVTNVVGSSIAREADDVIYTNAGPEIAVASTKAYVTQVGCMMLLASYLGILNGKLGKSDTARICHSLMMTPGLIEKALENQDVIKAFADKNHKIYDLFYIGRGLDLYTCMEGSLKLKEISYIHSESYAAGELKHGPIALIDEGTIVVAVCTQENVFEKMLSNIKEVKARGAHVLAIVQEGHEDIASEVDEVWVIPNMDDDITPIPAVVYLQLLAYYLAVARGCDVDKPKNLAKSVTVE
- the selD gene encoding selenide, water dikinase SelD; protein product: MVRNGGCAAKLGPGVLSDVLEGLLPKKDEKLIIGLENSDDAAAYQINENQILLQTLDFFTPVVDDPYIFGQIAAANSLSDIYAMGGKPLTALNIVCFPICEDPNILREILSGGMDKISEAGTLLVGGHTIDDMEPKYGLSVSGLVEPGKLRGNCHVKPGDVLILTKPIGLGIINSAVRAGIASKASSQLAIDTMRTLNKTACEIMGNYEVHGCTDITGFGLGGHAMEMAKASDVTIHLNYSKLPIMPEAEQFADMGIVPSGTYHNRKHCLEHYYSELSALGEDIVFDPQTSGGLLISISKEQGHDLLAELSKSLGVYVKMIGEVEKKQEFYLYLDK
- a CDS encoding DUF3343 domain-containing protein, with amino-acid sequence MRCYVITFANTHSAITTQSYLERNAKISIMPTLREISTGCGISIRFLPEEKDNVIAGLKAGGLDAKMFQIYEVIENDGRVQVSQIIDNPVL